From Falco cherrug isolate bFalChe1 chromosome 4, bFalChe1.pri, whole genome shotgun sequence, one genomic window encodes:
- the LOC102059372 gene encoding 39S ribosomal protein L32, mitochondrial-like has product MAALVVVFSPLPRLRGLLQRCWGRLERSLLPGFSGDQSPPWGPALAVQAPAFLPQPVNDTSESDEAPSLLDSILWMAAPKSRRTIEVNRCRRRNPQKLIKVKRNIDVCPECGNLKQKHVLCGYCYAKVKAETQKIRLEIHKKEGGPFNAPTVETVVLYDGEKLTEKDEGKRIIERARKRPSWFVQN; this is encoded by the exons ATGGCGGCTctggtggtggtgttttctCCTCTGCCGCGGCTTCGCGGTCTCCTTCAGCGCTGCTGGGGGCGGCTGGAGCGCAGCCTCTTGCCGGGTTTCTCCGGGGACCAGAGCCCGCCCTGGG gacCAGCACTAGCAGTCCAAGCTCCAGCTTTTCTTCCACAACCGGTAAATGACACCAGTGAAAGTGATGAGGCGCCAAGCCTGTTGGATAGCATCTTGTGGATGGCGGCACCAAAATCACGGCGCACCATTGAAGTGAACCGCTGCAGGCGAAGAAATCCCCAGAAGCTTATAAAAGTAAAG AGGAACATAGATGTTTGTCCTGAGTGTGGAAACTTGAAACAGAAGCATGTCCTCTGTGGCTATTGTTATGCAAAGGTCAAAGCAGAAACTCAAAAGATACGGCTGGAAATAcataaaaaggaaggaggacCATTTAATGCTCCAACTGTAGAGACTGTCGTCCTTTATGATGGAGAAAAGCTCACAGAAAAGGATGAAGGCAAGCGGATCATTGAAAGAGCCAGGAAGCGTCCATCTTGGTTTGTTCAAAATTGA